The Desulfomicrobium escambiense DSM 10707 genome has a window encoding:
- a CDS encoding ABC transporter permease — protein sequence MSLEILLALLAATVQAGTPILYATLGEILTEKGGVLNLGVEGMMLVGALAGFLTALHTGSPALAFLTGGLAGAGMAALHGVVCIWFQGNQTVSGLALTIFGTGLAGFFGTPYVGRTAPGFDKFSLPVLGDIPLLGDIFFQQDALVYVSYLVPPLMWAFFRYTRWGLGVRAAGESPAATRAAGLNVLGFRWAALLGGGVLVGFGGSYLSLAYTHLWTNGLSSGRGWIAVALVIFAFWRPSRAMLGAYLFGGVMAFQLRLQAMGTALPSSILLMLPYVLTIAALAFSSWRSKRTEAPAALGVNVEPSE from the coding sequence ATGAGCCTCGAAATCCTCCTGGCCCTCCTGGCCGCCACGGTGCAGGCCGGAACCCCGATCCTCTACGCCACCCTGGGCGAGATCCTGACCGAGAAGGGCGGCGTTCTGAACCTGGGCGTGGAGGGCATGATGCTCGTCGGCGCCCTGGCCGGGTTCCTGACCGCCCTGCACACGGGCTCCCCGGCCCTGGCCTTCCTGACCGGCGGCCTGGCCGGCGCGGGCATGGCGGCCCTGCACGGCGTGGTCTGCATCTGGTTCCAGGGCAACCAGACCGTCTCGGGTCTGGCCCTGACCATCTTCGGCACGGGCCTGGCCGGGTTCTTCGGCACGCCCTACGTCGGCCGCACCGCCCCCGGCTTCGACAAGTTCTCCCTGCCCGTACTGGGCGACATCCCGCTCTTGGGCGACATCTTTTTCCAGCAGGATGCCCTTGTCTACGTGTCGTACCTCGTCCCGCCGCTCATGTGGGCCTTCTTCCGCTACACGCGATGGGGCCTGGGGGTGCGCGCCGCGGGCGAGAGCCCTGCGGCCACGCGCGCCGCGGGACTGAACGTCCTGGGCTTCCGCTGGGCCGCGCTCCTGGGCGGCGGGGTGCTGGTGGGCTTCGGCGGCAGCTACCTGAGCTTGGCCTACACCCACCTCTGGACCAACGGCCTCTCCTCGGGGCGCGGCTGGATCGCCGTGGCCCTGGTCATCTTCGCCTTCTGGCGTCCGTCCCGGGCCATGCTTGGGGCCTATCTCTTCGGCGGGGTCATGGCCTTCCAGCTCCGCCTGCAGGCCATGGGCACGGCCCTGCCGTCGTCCATCCTGCTCATGCTGCCCTATGTGTTGACCATCGCGGCCCTGGCCTTCTCCTCGTGGCGCAGCAAGCGCACCGAGGCCCCGGCCGCGTTGGGCGTGAACGTGGAACCATCGGAATAG
- the gpt gene encoding xanthine phosphoribosyltransferase, with translation MSENRYQRTYPISWDQLHRDAKALAWRLLDKDFFRGIIAVTRGGLVPAAIIARELDIRLVDTICVSSYDWQNQKGEVKLLKGIEGDGQGWLIVDDLVDTGRTGKLIRELLPKAHFACVYAKPAGRPLVDTFITEVSQDTWILFPWDAESQFVQPLAGKRQG, from the coding sequence ATGAGCGAAAACAGATACCAGCGCACCTACCCCATCTCCTGGGACCAGCTACACCGCGACGCCAAGGCTCTGGCCTGGCGCCTCCTGGACAAGGACTTCTTCAGGGGCATCATCGCCGTGACCCGCGGCGGCCTCGTGCCCGCGGCCATCATCGCCCGCGAGCTGGACATCCGCCTCGTCGACACCATCTGCGTGTCCAGCTACGACTGGCAGAACCAGAAAGGCGAGGTGAAGCTGCTGAAGGGCATCGAGGGCGACGGCCAGGGCTGGCTCATCGTCGACGACCTGGTGGACACCGGCCGCACGGGCAAGCTCATCCGCGAGCTGCTGCCCAAGGCCCACTTCGCCTGCGTCTACGCCAAGCCCGCCGGCCGCCCCCTGGTGGACACCTTCATCACCGAGGTCAGCCAGGACACCTGGATTCTCTTCCCCTGGGACGCCGAATCGCAGTTCGTGCAGCCCCTGGCCGGGAAGCGGCAGGGATAG
- a CDS encoding ABC transporter ATP-binding protein, with translation MTPSTPAVGLRGITKVFGSVRANNAISLDIHAGRIKALLGENGAGKSTLMSILAGHYLPDAGEILIDGRPCHLRSTKDAIRAGIGMVYQHFMLVEAMTVAENVFLGQEPGFLLSPKAMQEQVRALGAAFGLDVDPAARVADLSMGEKQRVEILKLLQRKSRILIFDEPTAVLTPQESEQLFAALRSMAAQGKAIVYISHKLGEVMALADEIAILRKGEVVDEVPAAEVHSQSDLARRMVGREVLLEVTRAPVELRQNVLRMAGVKAGVMRDASLSLRQGEILAVVGVAGNGQKELVETVCGLRAPEAGEVSVLGKSWQSFFADPSWQGGLSYVPEDRQGLAVCKGMDLVDNFLLTTRQGYSSTVWLQRDKAADVARELVEQFKVSPPDVTCQARQLSGGNLQKMVLAREFHRRPRLIVAEQPTQGLDVSAIEEVWATLLAAREEAGILLVTGDLSEALALADRIAVMFGGGIVDVFPSGDRQRVDRIGQMMAGMRPDAEH, from the coding sequence GTGACCCCGTCCACGCCAGCGGTCGGCCTGCGCGGCATCACCAAGGTCTTCGGCTCGGTCCGGGCCAACAACGCCATCAGCCTGGACATCCACGCCGGGCGGATCAAGGCCCTGCTGGGCGAGAACGGGGCGGGCAAGAGCACCCTCATGTCCATCCTGGCGGGCCACTACCTGCCCGACGCCGGCGAGATTTTGATCGACGGCCGCCCGTGCCACCTGCGCTCCACCAAGGACGCCATCCGCGCCGGCATCGGCATGGTCTACCAGCACTTCATGCTGGTCGAGGCCATGACCGTGGCCGAGAACGTGTTCCTGGGCCAGGAGCCGGGCTTCCTGCTCTCGCCCAAGGCCATGCAGGAACAGGTCAGGGCCCTGGGCGCCGCCTTCGGCCTCGATGTGGACCCGGCAGCCCGCGTGGCCGACCTGTCCATGGGCGAGAAACAGCGTGTGGAGATCCTGAAGCTTCTGCAGCGCAAGAGCCGCATCCTCATCTTCGACGAGCCCACGGCCGTGCTCACGCCCCAGGAATCCGAGCAGCTCTTCGCGGCCCTGCGCAGCATGGCCGCCCAGGGCAAGGCCATCGTCTACATCTCCCACAAGCTGGGCGAGGTCATGGCCCTGGCCGACGAGATCGCCATCCTGCGCAAGGGCGAGGTGGTGGACGAGGTCCCGGCCGCCGAGGTGCATTCCCAGTCGGACCTGGCTCGGCGCATGGTCGGCCGCGAGGTGCTCCTGGAGGTCACCCGCGCCCCGGTGGAACTGCGCCAGAACGTGCTGCGCATGGCCGGGGTCAAGGCCGGCGTCATGCGCGACGCGTCCCTGAGCCTGCGGCAGGGGGAGATCCTGGCCGTGGTCGGCGTGGCCGGCAACGGCCAGAAGGAGCTGGTCGAGACGGTCTGCGGCCTGCGGGCGCCCGAGGCCGGCGAGGTCTCGGTGCTCGGCAAGAGCTGGCAGTCCTTCTTCGCCGACCCGTCCTGGCAGGGGGGCCTGAGCTACGTCCCCGAGGATCGTCAGGGACTGGCCGTGTGCAAAGGCATGGACCTGGTGGACAACTTTCTGCTGACCACCCGCCAGGGCTACAGCTCCACGGTCTGGCTGCAGCGCGACAAGGCTGCAGACGTGGCCCGGGAACTCGTCGAGCAGTTCAAGGTCTCGCCGCCCGACGTGACCTGCCAGGCCAGGCAGCTTTCAGGCGGCAACCTGCAGAAGATGGTCCTGGCGCGCGAATTTCACCGCCGTCCGCGCCTCATCGTGGCCGAGCAGCCCACCCAGGGCCTCGACGTCTCGGCCATCGAGGAGGTCTGGGCGACCCTGCTGGCGGCCCGCGAGGAGGCCGGCATCCTGCTGGTCACCGGAGACCTGTCCGAAGCCCTGGCCCTGGCCGACCGCATCGCGGTCATGTTCGGCGGCGGAATCGTCGACGTCTTCCCGTCCGGCGACCGGCAGCGCGTGGACCGCATCGGCCAGATGATGGCCGGCATGAGGCCCGATGCCGAGCACTGA